Proteins encoded within one genomic window of Hermetia illucens chromosome 2, iHerIll2.2.curated.20191125, whole genome shotgun sequence:
- the LOC119649763 gene encoding neuropeptide-like protein 31, translating into MKVLVCLVALIAVASAGYLGGYGGGFGGGYGGGYGGYGGYGHGGYGGFGHGGYGGYGGLGGLGGGYGGGIAKVVKVVTPAISIGHGFGGGYGGYGGGYGFGGGYGGGYGGGYGKKWW; encoded by the coding sequence ATGAAGGTCCTCGTTTGTTTGGTAGCTCTCATCGCCGTCGCTTCAGCAGGATATCTCGGCGGGTACGGTGGAGGATTCGGCGGAGGATACGGTGGCGGATACGGAGGATATGGTGGTTACGGCCATGGCGGCTATGGTGGCTTTGGTCATGGTGGTTATGGCGGCTACGGAGGACTCGGTGGATTAGGAGGAGGATACGGAGGGGGCATCGCCAAAGTCGTCAAAGTTGTAACTCCAGCTATTAGCATTGGCCATGGATTCGGCGGTGGATACGGAGGATACGGAGGTGGTTATGGCTTCGGAGGTGGCTATGGAGGTGGTTATGGAGGTGGCTATGGAAAGAAATGGTGGTAA
- the LOC119649765 gene encoding shematrin-like protein 2, protein MKVLVCLVAFIAVASAGFIGGYGGGIGGYGGGFGGYGGYGSYGHGGYGGYGGYGGGLGGYGGHGYTKVIKVITPSIGYGLGGGYGGGYGGGYGGGYGYGGGYGKGWW, encoded by the coding sequence ATGAAAGTCCTCGTTTGCTTAGTAGCATTTATCGCCGTTGCTTCTGCAGGATTCATCGGAGGTTATGGTGGAGGAATCGGGGGATACGGTGGTGGATTTGGAGGATATGGAGGCTATGGCAGCTATGGACATGGCGGATATGGCGGATACGGAGGCTATGGAGGTGGTCTCGGCGGATATGGAGGACACGGCTACACTAAAGTTATTAAGGTTATAACTCCATCAATTGGATACGGACTCGGTGGTGGATACGGCGGCGGTTATGGTGGTGGTTACGGCGGCGGTTACGGATACGGTGGTGGATATGGCAAAGGATGGTGGTAG